CCCCCCTCCCTTTTTggctaatattttaatttttgtagtgGAAAAAATGGAATGATGGTGTATGGGGTGATTGAAGGAAAGATCAACTTGGCTTTGATGTTCTGAATTGCGGTTGGAAGGGCTGTAGTACCTTTGCTGATCCGAAATGCCTAATTCAATAGTTGCACATTCTCATCTTATGTTTTTTCAATAGTAAATATCCTAGTGTCCTTTCAATACTGACGTGTAGTTGAGAGAAAGCAAACCGCAACTACTCCCTTCCTCTGTTATTTTCTTCCCACCAGCACAATTATcagttttcaaatttcaaatattttatttccctTCTTCTCCTTTGTTTCTCTATCTCAAACCCTGCCAAAGGGTCTCCAACTCAAATTTTCTGGAATTTTCTCATCCCGCCTCCATTACAGACATGTCGTGTCCTTCAAGCATCATATAACCCACCCCCGTGCTGGAGCTTGCCCCGTCAACTATACCGAGGCATATAGGAATAATGATGCAGATGATTTATGTGCTGATGCCTCTGCTGACTTGCCAAATGATGCGTGGGCgtgattcttttctttttatttttgacctTTTCCATGCAATCATTGTAAAGGGAAACAAGCTTCAGTTCATGGTAATCTTTtgatatattgatttcttttatgtattgtttttttgcttttgcattcattttcaaattacatCCTGGTCTTTCTGTTCATCCATATTGTTTACAATTGTAATTTTAACTTCTATGCATCCATTTGCAATTGGTCTTTCTTTAACATCAGCAATATACTGACATGCAGCTTCAATTTCTTCTGCAATGTCATCATTTCATTTTGCATTGGTCTCTGCCAAGCCTATCAAATTTGACGGATGAAGTAATTAGTGTTAAAACTTTTATAACTTGAACAGAGATTTTTATAGATGAACACCCACTTGAATATACCATACGGTGGTGTTGTTTTTGGAGCTGAGTATTTGAAGAGTTGGGATGAGCAAAAATGGAATATACAAAGAGGGTGGCTAAGTGAGAGTGAGAAAGGGGTGTGTTAAGAGTCCTTAATCAGACAGCAGCCTATGAAGCAACGGAAGTGTTGGGAAGCAGTGTCAGGCAAGGAGGGTGGGTCCCCGAAACAAATGGTGCATTAAAaattagtgttttaaaaaacgttaaaattattaaaaaaaaattgtatattaaatAGTCAAAGAAATTAACTTAAATACTTTATCTAATATTAGACTATATTGTAATGTCCTCCCGGGTTATATATTCGAGCACAGATTCTCGGTGGACTATCCTTTCCTTGATTGAAGTGGCATACGATGCCTATTGGATCTGAATTTCGAATTGATGCTTAGATGTTTAATTCACGGTTCAAGTCTTTAAGCATATTCTCCCtggaaaaaaggaaacaaaaaccaAGGATAAAGCTGATTTCTAAAAGTAACATGGTATTTTTGGATTGGTTCAATGCGCTCAGCATCAATGTATTAAATTCTCttcagttaatatttttttactaaaatattggATCAATGATagtgttttgtttgtttgatctaaaattgtaaattatttataggATCCTGTTTGTCACACCACTAAAGTGAGACTGTAGAAGATTCGGAGATGACATGGAAAGCTGGTAGAGTCCACAGCACAAACGGGGAAGGGAGTGAGGGGGCGAtccaaaagtaaataaataagctATTAGCTAAGACTTGAGTGCCTATTTATTGTTGTGCTGAAAAGCTTAATAATTTAGGTAGAGGTGTGTTGGTTGAAGTGGGGAAAGAATGCATGCATCATGCCGCAAGTTTGTGATTCATCCTCATAACCGGTATGTGATATTTCCATTACATATACTCCTTCAATTATCTTAAAGCTAAGTAGTGGATTTAGGGGGTGCAGGTGGTACCTGGCGTGGAAGCACTTCATTCTTATATGGGCAGTGTACTCATCCTTCTTGACTCCCATGGAGTTTGGGTTCTTCCGAGGCTTGCCCCAGAAGATTTTCCTGCTGGACATGGCGGGGCAATTGTTTTTCCTCCTTGACATCCTCCTCCGGTTCTTGGTTGGCTATCACGAGGTCCAGTCCAACTCCCTCTCCTTGGTCCTGGACCCCCACAAGATCGCCCTTAGATACCTCAAGTCTTGCTTCCTCCCCGATTTTCTCTCCTGTCTCCCCTGGGACTACTTTTACAAACTCTCCTCCAACAACGAGCTCGTCCGCTATCTTCTCTTGATAAGGCTCTGCCGTGCTTTCAGAGTCACCCAATTCTTCGACACCCTCGAGAAGAACACCCGTGTCAGTTACTTGTTCTCCCGTATCCTCAAACTCTTTGTCGTTGAACTTTATTGCACCCACACTGCCGCTTGCTTATTTTACTATCTGGCAACTACCGTGCCCCCTTCCCAACACTCTTATACCTGGATCGGTAGCTTGAAGATGGGTGACTATACTTATTCTGACTTCACTCATATTGATCTTTGGAAGCGTTACGTCACCTCCCTCTACTTCGCTATTGTTACCATGGCTACTCTTGGCTACGGAGACATCCATGCCGTCAATGTCAGGGAAATGATATTTGTCATGATTTATGTCTCCTTTGACATGATTCTCGGCGCTTACCTTCTCGGCAACATCACTGCCTTGATTGTCAAGGGATCTAAGACCGAGAGATTCAGAGATCAAATGTCTCATATTGTTAACTACATCAATAAGAACAATTTGGACAAGCAGATATGTCACCACATTAAAGATCATTTGCGCTTAAAGTATCATCCAAGTTACACCGGATCTTCTGTTCTCCAGGACATACCAACCACTATCCGCACAAAggtctttctatttttatttttttatatatttgtcactacctctctctctctctctctctatatatatatattggtctTTTTAATAGACCTTATATGATTCTAATGCCCCAGTACAGTATACTGAATATGTGATTATTTGCAGATTTCGATTAGTTTGTATGAGCAGTTCATTCAAAAAGTTTCTCTTTTCAAGGGATGCTCTTCAGGGTTTATAAAGCAGATTGTAAGACATTCTTTACATGCTCACACTATACCATCAGAGTGGCATAGTCGGAATTTTAAGTTTACATTTtggtatttatatatatttgaacttCTCTTAATATCTGTTAGCTTTGTCCTGCCAACCTCTAATCCTAACTTTCTTCACTTACTTGTTCATTAATGAATCTGCTTAGTTATCATTTTAGTGTATATATTTCCTTTGTGAAATTGCAATGCCAAAGGTGGAGTGATCACTGAACCACTTCAAGTCCCATAAAATACTTAATGAATCCCCCCGCAAacctaattaaatttgaaaatatttaaaaagatacTAACTCAAATTACTCAATTGGCACATACTATCCTCATTACTGCCTGTAAACACTGACAAAAGTTTCTTCCATTCTTGTATTCCATCCCAGTGTGTATGCTATCTTAAAACTACCAGTATTTGATATTTTACACGTAACAGGAACAACAAAGAAACTTGTCTTCTTGTTAAAAGGTATAAGGCAAAGATGAACTTAGAATGAGAAAGaattttaatagtttaattaTGTACATGGACCTTTACAACTTATATACAAGTGTGGATATGCGTTCGTTGTCTAACTGACTATTCTAACGTACATAACACTTAACAATAATGGGATGATATGACTGAGTAAACTAAACGGCATATTGATATAAGAGAATAACTGTATTAACCGTACAACGACTGTTGATGAATTTGATCATGTGGTAGTGTTTGTATTGAGATAACACTTGTTTTCATCAGAAATTTCCAACTTAAAATCTGTTTCAATAGGCAACCAAAGTCCAGGAAGAGTTTTTCCTCCCAGGAGAATTGGTTATGGAGCAAGGAGATGTTGTAGATCAACTCTATTTTGTATATCACGGTGAGCTGGTAAGTATTCCAGTAACCCATCAATTTgtatatttatacatttttctttatatgtcATTCAGTAATTCAGATGAACATCTTCAATGCTACTCTCTCTCATCATTCCTCAGTTCACTTACACCCAGCTGTTATATATTCCAAATTTACAGTTCTTGATTGTTGTGATGCTAGGACAATGTTTCTGCTTGAGATGAATGCTCAATAGGAAAGATCGTTGTCATTAGGTTGAACTGGTTAAGCCAATAAAATAGCGCCTAAACTCAATATGACTTTTCTATTACTTGTATTATTGGAAACCGACGCCTCCTCAAGTTAAATTGAATATCAGAAAActggaaaaatataattataaccgGGAAATGATATCATTATGTATCACAAATATGCATAAAAAAGCATTTTTAAATCTGAATTACTGAAAAGATAAggaaaaatgtataaatatacaaattttaaatctGGCTTGACAACTTTTCTTCTTGTCAACAGCATGAGATAaggaaggaagatgatgataCAGAAGAAAATACAATTACATTGCATACCTATAGTTCTTTCGGCCAggtttcttttttttgcaataAGCCTCAAACTTCCATGGTTGAAGCTCATGAATTTTGCAAGGTTTTACGACTTGATAAGAAATCCTTTACTGAAATACTGAAGATATACTTTTTAGATGGTCGTATTGTCTTGAACAATCTCCTTGAGGTatgttgtgatttttttttataaaaaaattccctatttttcttgcttcttttttatcattacaTCTATATCCATAAACTTTACTATATGTATCAATGCCCATGGTTTACCACCAAAACTAAGGATGTGAGGAAGGACTCTCTGGCGCTAGATTCTTTTGTGGTTGTTTAGTGAGtctcaggaaaaaaaattacctaaCTGCATAGCTTCAAAAGATGACATATAGAGGGGGAAACTATTTGATTTCTTTACTTAAGCAATTTCGAGATGATTTAGGCAACCAAGTTACTTAGAAATAGTCACCATCACTTTCATGCTAATGACAATTAATCTGTGGTCTTTTTACTGACGGAATTCTTAGGGCTTTGGATAGAATTCTAAGTTGACAAGTTTATAATTCCTGCTTATACTTGGCTAACAGGTAAAAGACTTGAGTCTACAACGTAAGCTTTTGGAGTCAGATTTCAACCTGACTATTGGTAACATGGAAACAGAGCTGGCAATAAGGATGAATTTTGCTGCCCATGATGGTCATCTTGATCTTGTGAAACGTTTGATTGGATTTGGGGCAGATCCCAATAAGACTGATTACGATGGCAGAACACCCTTGGTATGAACAACCAATTTCCATTTCTTCATCAGGCATAATTACATAGAGATAATTTATCTCTATATTCTCACGTtgcttataaataaaattgtctccAGTCTCTACAATATGAGATAGTGAATATTGTCCTTGGAAATCTTAGTTAATCTGTGGATGAACAAATACTCGACACAGTAGCACCAAACAAGtactattgtataattcataggtTAATGTCATGCCTTCAGGTTTGAATTTGGTTTTCCCTCCTATTtgctcttttaaaaaataaaataaaataagaaagagcATAGAATAGTCAAATGATCAAATACAGTGGTGAGTAAGTGCATTttattagtttgattttatgtttgttataaCAGCATATCTCAGCATCAAAAGGATATGTAGATATTTCTTCCTATCTTGTTGAGCAAGGTGTAAATATCAACTGTGCAGGTTTGATGTTGAACTTTAAAAACCAAATcacatatattttattgaatattcttctttgaagaaaaaaatagtgttaCATTCTAAACATCCATTTGTTTTAGATAAATTTGGCACCACTCCCTTGCTTGAAGCCATCAAGAATGGACACGAAGAAGTAGCATCTATACTTGTTAACGCAGGAGCTATCTTTACCATTGATGATGTTGGCAATTTTCTCTGCATGACTGTTGCCAAGAAGGAGTTGGACCTTTTAAAAAGGGTTCTGGGTTGTGGAGTTAATCCAAATGCCAAAAATTATGATCAACGTACACCTCTTCACATAGCTGCCTCTGAAGGTTTGTTTACAATGGCGGAAGTACTTCTAGAAGCAGGAGCGAGTGTTTTATCTAAGGACAGGTATGGTGCAAATATTGAGTTAGCATATCTTTTCAGATAACACTTTATATTCCATTAGCACCTCCATGGCTCAAATGCAAAATCATTTCATTGCTAACTTGAAGGGATCTTAGAATAGCAATATTGTTGTCTTgcttattgaattgcaaaatAACATCCTTCAATACTTCCTTCTGGCAGATGGGGAAATACACCTCTTCATGAAGCTCATACCGGTGGGGATAGAAATATGATCAAAATGCTTGAAGTGGCAAAAGCTTCTCAGTTGGTTGAGTTGTCCAATAATATTCATGAAACTCAAGGTATCTATCTTATGTTTGGtaagaaatttaatttgttaattattttttatttcatgtatGCAATATTTATATTCTAACAAATCATATACGTATACATTCATCATCAACTTTGCAGCAACACCAACAGATGAAATTCCGAAAAAGAGATGTATAGTATTTCCTTTCCACCCATGGGATGATCAGAAAGCGGATAGAAAAGAGGGAGTGGTCCTAACGGTTCCACAAAGCATTGAAGAGCTTATAAAGGAGGCGACAAAACATTTGGAAATTCCAAACGCTTCCTGTATTTTGTCAGAACAATGTGGCAAAATTGTTTATGTAGGCACGATTAACAATGATGAGAAGCTATTTCTAGTGAGTGAAGCACAGAATGAATGAGGTGAAATGTTCAGCAGTACCAACACCACTAGCTGGTTAATATACTTTTTCTTTACTCCACAAATTTTTCCATTCCAGATAAGaacaatttttatatgtttgcaGTTATTGTCAATTAGTACTAATAAACATCCTCTCATCACTCTTTCAACCATGGTACATGTCAACGGATCCAAGTTGGTGACGGGGTATGTGAAGTTGACTTTGCAAAAACACCTTTCTTTCTATGCTATCTCGATCGTAGTCATAATCCCAGTGCACAAGGTCATTCATTGACTACACCTGCCGGTTCTTTCTCAGTCTTCTCCACCCATTGTTAGAATAAAGGGTTGCTTTGTGGGATGAATGAGGAGGATATTGGTGGATTGATCTTTGTCTTCGAGGTGGAGCTTAATtgtataaatatcatttttccTCTTTAATTAAGCTAGCTAGTTTTCTCACGTGCTTCAATCGCATGTTCCAAAGTCGTAAGAACCAAGTATTAcattgttaataataataataaaaagtcacAAGAACTTTTATCGTAAAGCCTCTTTAATGGCAACTTTGTGGAATATTTAGCATTACTACCCATTTTATCTGGTATAATTCTTTAACTACCAAAGTTTTACTGCAACAAAAAACCTATACATCGTAAAAAAGTATCACGATCATAAACATCATTTTACCAtctaagttttaaatttttgcaaATTTTACCTCTTAATAGAGGGTCAATAAGaagaagttaaaagaaaaaataaaatgataccaATATCATTTCTTAGAAAAGAATGTTGTTTTGTTAGGATGatgataaaaattgaaaaacatgaTAAACTTCACAAAAAAAGacttaggtagcaaaatacccaaaaattgaaaacataaatgataaaagtgaaaaaaaaatagatgataaaattcgtaaaattgaaaaactatgcaaataagcttttaaaataaaaccattgtatataagtaattaaaacaAGAAACTCTGAGTGCAggttaaaaaagttaaattatttttcagttattaaacccccccctttttttttaccaagTTCAATATTAATAAgattagtaaatatttatttgtttcaatgtTGTAAGCATGGTTGTTAAACTTGTGATTCTACGTAGAATCGTGGAGACTCCTTAAACTCGACTCGTAGAATCGAATCGAGTTTACTCAAAAGGCAGCAACAGAATCCACTACCCAAAAGGCAGCAACAAAACCCATTACCCACCCGccagaattttaattaatagataatttGTCCATGTTCGGGAGACCATCTTAGCTTTGCCAGAATTCAACATTAAGCATCGTTTCAAACTTTCAATTAATAGAGATTTCAATTAATAGATACTTCCTTAATTTAACAACAAAACCCAAAACTCAACACTACAATGAAACTAACAATAGCCTTGCCAGAATTTCAATTAACAGATATTCCCTTAATAAGCATTGTTTCAAACTTTCAATTAACAGAGATGAATTAACAAAGAAGCTTTAAGAAAACACCTTAGCGTCATGGAGCAACGCTTGGAGTTAGGTCATGAAATGAGGGCTTTGGACGAGTGAGGgctttcaagtttcaaacaATGACGAGGACCACCACGACGTGATTAGCTCAGCAGTCCAGTGCGACAGTGATGACGACAACCACCACGACATGAGTAGCTTAGCGAGAGTCATTTTCAAGGGTTAGTAGCTTGAACAAGGCATAGTGAGTGAGTAGCGAGAGTCGCAAGAGTCATTTTCGGAGATTGTTGTACGACGCCGTTTCAGATTTTTATAAACTCGTGAACTCGGAGTAGACTCGCGAGTCTATCCAAATTCGTCCGAGTCTACGCAAAATCGGATGAGTCTACTTCGGTTTCGATTCTACTTCCGATTTAACTCATCAACCCTTacgattttataatttaaatcgaGAGTTTAACAACCATGATTGTAAGAGTGatagtattaaataaaattacattgaaaaataaaaacattttttttattaaaaactcaTTTTCCCGGAAAATAAAACTACCCActtttatttggaaaaaaatgtataaaacgATAACTTTCACGGAATCCCCTACGCGTGGGATCTCCCTTTCTTATTAGTTGTTACCGGTTTGAGGGTTGGCCTATGACACAAGAGAAGGCTATTAATCTTCCATCCATAATGCAAACATCGTCAAGCCATACGGGGAGAATATTTGCTAAAGATCACTTTAATACTTTGCTTGATGCTACAaaactatgagaagatggtaaataaattttactccTACTCTGACCAATAACTTCAGTTCGAAGTCATTTTCACCATGACTTTCTGTTCCTTCCAACCACCTACTCAACCAAGCAAACACATTAtctcatataaattatatacacACAATAGTGTGCAAACCTAAATCGAAAAAATTCAGCCATCTAACCAAGACGCGAAGGAGGAAAGAAGTAACAACTAACCATTATACGATAGGACAATCACAAAAGCTGATGCTTTATGGGTACTGAATTTGTTGCAGGGAACAAAACGGACAAATTAGCAAATATCTAACTAGAAAATAAGCTTCCCTTTATTGATGAAATCCAGAGCCACTATTACTATAGTATATACATAGGAATTAGTGAAACAATATTTGGACTTTAAACTCATCAGTCAGTACCAACACACTATGAAGTATGAACTGTATCTTGTGATGTATGGGAGCaaacagaaatcaaaaggaCAACTGAATGCACAAGGCTCCCACCTGTGGTCTCTAAAGAAGATAGACATACAAAGCTTTACTCAGTTAAACACAAAATGGTACCTTGAGTCCACGTAGCTCTCAACATCCCAGAGAAAAGAACCAAAAGTCACAGCCTCTAAAACAAGCTTCTTTAAACCACCAAAGCTAATTTTGATGTTTTCATCCTTAGAGACTGCCCCCTCAGGTGTTACAACAATTTCAGGTCTTCCAAACAATGCCTCTGTGTGCTTCTCGATGATGCTGACAGCCTCTTTGGATCTAATTGCTGCATATCTTTGTAGTGTATCGCCATCAAAGGACATCACATAGTTACGCAACCTGGTTGCCTTTATACCATAGCCAAATCCACCGGGACTGACATCACCACCAGGCCAGGCAGATACTTCAGGATGAGACATCACTTGAGAAGTGTCCTGTTCAATACTGGGTCTTGCATTGTCCATCGTATTTCGATGAACACCATTCTCTTCTTCTGTTGCATTTGGAAGAACTTTCATTGTCTTCTCCAACTGGAACCTTTGGTCAACTCGCTTAAGAAAATAACCATACATCACTGATGCTGCATAGACCTGCCCTACCCTGAATTTGCTGATTTCAGCTACTGATGTTAAATCTCCAGCTTTGTTACCGAGAATGAGACTCAAGTGGTTTTGAATCATCTCATATGCTTCATCTGAGTGAAGCTGCTCAAGTTTACCATCTTCATTTGGCCACAAATCAACCTTACCAGACAGATCTGGGGTTACAGAGGGTATCAAAGAAATATTAGCATCCATGAACTTCTGCACCACCAATGCATACAAGATCTCTTCCAGAGCTTTCCTCCTTTCATTAGCCTTAACCTCA
This genomic interval from Glycine max cultivar Williams 82 chromosome 5, Glycine_max_v4.0, whole genome shotgun sequence contains the following:
- the LOC100798698 gene encoding potassium channel SKOR isoform X4, whose translation is MHASCRKFVIHPHNRWYLAWKHFILIWAVYSSFLTPMEFGFFRGLPQKIFLLDMAGQLFFLLDILLRFLVGYHEVQSNSLSLVLDPHKIALRYLKSCFLPDFLSCLPWDYFYKLSSNNELVRYLLLIRLCRAFRVTQFFDTLEKNTRVSYLFSRILKLFVVELYCTHTAACLFYYLATTVPPSQHSYTWIGSLKMGDYTYSDFTHIDLWKRYVTSLYFAIVTMATLGYGDIHAVNVREMIFVMIYVSFDMILGAYLLGNITALIVKGSKTERFRDQMSHIVNYINKNNLDKQICHHIKDHLRLKYHPSYTGSSVLQDIPTTIRTKISISLYEQFIQKVSLFKGCSSGFIKQIATKVQEEFFLPGELVMEQGDVVDQLYFVYHGELHEIRKEDDDTEENTITLHTYSSFGQVSFFCNKPQTSMVEAHEFCKVLRLDKKSFTEILKIYFLDGRIVLNNLLEVKDLSLQRKLLESDFNLTIGNMETELAIRMNFAAHDGHLDLVKRLIGFGADPNKTDYDGRTPLHISASKGYVDISSYLVEQGVNINCADKFGTTPLLEAIKNGHEEVASILVNAGAIFTIDDVGNFLCMTVAKKELDLLKRVLGCGVNPNAKNYDQRTPLHIAASEGLFTMAEVLLEAGASVLSKDRWGNTPLHEAHTGGDRNMIKMLEVAKASQLVELSNNIHETQATPTDEIPKKRCIVFPFHPWDDQKADRKEGVVLTVPQSIEELIKEATKHLEIPNASCILSEQCGKIVYVGTINNDEKLFLVSEAQNE
- the LOC100798698 gene encoding potassium channel SKOR isoform X3, producing MHASCRKFVIHPHNRGCRWYLAWKHFILIWAVYSSFLTPMEFGFFRGLPQKIFLLDMAGQLFFLLDILLRFLVGYHEVQSNSLSLVLDPHKIALRYLKSCFLPDFLSCLPWDYFYKLSSNNELVRYLLLIRLCRAFRVTQFFDTLEKNTRVSYLFSRILKLFVVELYCTHTAACLFYYLATTVPPSQHSYTWIGSLKMGDYTYSDFTHIDLWKRYVTSLYFAIVTMATLGYGDIHAVNVREMIFVMIYVSFDMILGAYLLGNITALIVKGSKTERFRDQMSHIVNYINKNNLDKQICHHIKDHLRLKYHPSYTGSSVLQDIPTTIRTKISISLYEQFIQKVSLFKGCSSGFIKQIATKVQEEFFLPGELVMEQGDVVDQLYFVYHGELHEIRKEDDDTEENTITLHTYSSFGQVSFFCNKPQTSMVEAHEFCKVLRLDKKSFTEILKIYFLDGRIVLNNLLEVKDLSLQRKLLESDFNLTIGNMETELAIRMNFAAHDGHLDLVKRLIGFGADPNKTDYDGRTPLHISASKGYVDISSYLVEQGVNINCADKFGTTPLLEAIKNGHEEVASILVNAGAIFTIDDVGNFLCMTVAKKELDLLKRVLGCGVNPNAKNYDQRTPLHIAASEGLFTMAEVLLEAGASVLSKDRWGNTPLHEAHTGGDRNMIKMLEVAKASQLVELSNNIHETQATPTDEIPKKRCIVFPFHPWDDQKADRKEGVVLTVPQSIEELIKEATKHLEIPNASCILSEQCGKIVYVGTINNDEKLFLVSEAQNE
- the LOC100798698 gene encoding potassium channel SKOR isoform X1, whose translation is MHASCRKFVIHPHNRGCRWYLAWKHFILIWAVYSSFLTPMEFGFFRGLPQKIFLLDMAGQLFFLLDILLRFLVGYHEVQSNSLSLVLDPHKIALRYLKSCFLPDFLSCLPWDYFYKLSSNNELVRYLLLIRLCRAFRVTQFFDTLEKNTRVSYLFSRILKLFVVELYCTHTAACLFYYLATTVPPSQHSYTWIGSLKMGDYTYSDFTHIDLWKRYVTSLYFAIVTMATLGYGDIHAVNVREMIFVMIYVSFDMILGAYLLGNITALIVKGSKTERFRDQMSHIVNYINKNNLDKQICHHIKDHLRLKYHPSYTGSSVLQDIPTTIRTKISISLYEQFIQKVSLFKGCSSGFIKQIATKVQEEFFLPGELVMEQGDVVDQLYFVYHGELHEIRKEDDDTEENTITLHTYSSFGQVSFFCNKPQTSMVEAHEFCKVLRLDKKSFTEILKIYFLDGRIVLNNLLEVKDLSLQRKLLESDFNLTIGNMETELAIRMNFAAHDGHLDLVKRLIGFGADPNKTDYDGRTPLHISASKGYVDISSYLVEQGVNINCADKFGTTPLLEAIKNGHEEVASILVNAGAIFTIDDVGNFLCMTVAKKELDLLKRVLGCGVNPNAKNYDQRTPLHIAASEGLFTMAEVLLEAGASVLSKDRWGNTPLHEAHTGGDRNMIKMLEVAKASQLVELSNNIHETQGIYLMFATPTDEIPKKRCIVFPFHPWDDQKADRKEGVVLTVPQSIEELIKEATKHLEIPNASCILSEQCGKIVYVGTINNDEKLFLVSEAQNE
- the LOC100798698 gene encoding potassium channel SKOR isoform X2 codes for the protein MHASCRKFVIHPHNRWYLAWKHFILIWAVYSSFLTPMEFGFFRGLPQKIFLLDMAGQLFFLLDILLRFLVGYHEVQSNSLSLVLDPHKIALRYLKSCFLPDFLSCLPWDYFYKLSSNNELVRYLLLIRLCRAFRVTQFFDTLEKNTRVSYLFSRILKLFVVELYCTHTAACLFYYLATTVPPSQHSYTWIGSLKMGDYTYSDFTHIDLWKRYVTSLYFAIVTMATLGYGDIHAVNVREMIFVMIYVSFDMILGAYLLGNITALIVKGSKTERFRDQMSHIVNYINKNNLDKQICHHIKDHLRLKYHPSYTGSSVLQDIPTTIRTKISISLYEQFIQKVSLFKGCSSGFIKQIATKVQEEFFLPGELVMEQGDVVDQLYFVYHGELHEIRKEDDDTEENTITLHTYSSFGQVSFFCNKPQTSMVEAHEFCKVLRLDKKSFTEILKIYFLDGRIVLNNLLEVKDLSLQRKLLESDFNLTIGNMETELAIRMNFAAHDGHLDLVKRLIGFGADPNKTDYDGRTPLHISASKGYVDISSYLVEQGVNINCADKFGTTPLLEAIKNGHEEVASILVNAGAIFTIDDVGNFLCMTVAKKELDLLKRVLGCGVNPNAKNYDQRTPLHIAASEGLFTMAEVLLEAGASVLSKDRWGNTPLHEAHTGGDRNMIKMLEVAKASQLVELSNNIHETQGIYLMFATPTDEIPKKRCIVFPFHPWDDQKADRKEGVVLTVPQSIEELIKEATKHLEIPNASCILSEQCGKIVYVGTINNDEKLFLVSEAQNE
- the LOC100817892 gene encoding UV-B-induced protein At3g17800, chloroplastic isoform X2; protein product: MDVAVTAVRSPLIVLGSPVNGSASARLGSTFGFSRKLCLNSVFIPKQVRRRGFVVRAASSSPEWDDAKIAPLQLESPIGQFLSQILKDHPHLVPAAVDQQLHQLQTDRDAHLQNQQQPSSPTDLVLYRRIAEVKANERRKALEEILYALVVQKFMDANISLIPSVTPDLSGKVDLWPNEDGKLEQLHSDEAYEMIQNHLSLILGNKAGDLTSVAEISKFRVGQVYAASVMYGYFLKRVDQRFQLEKTMKVLPNATEEENGVHRNTMDNARPSIEQDTSQVMSHPEVSAWPGGDVSPGGFGYGIKATRLRNYVMSFDGDTLQRYAAIRSKEAVSIIEKHTEALFGRPEIVVTPEGAVSKDENIKISFGGLKKLVLEAVTFGSFLWDVESYVDSRYHFVFN
- the LOC100817892 gene encoding UV-B-induced protein At3g17800, chloroplastic isoform X1, which gives rise to MDVAVTAVRSPLIVLGSPVNGSASARLGSTFGFSRKQLCLNSVFIPKQVRRRGFVVRAASSSPEWDDAKIAPLQLESPIGQFLSQILKDHPHLVPAAVDQQLHQLQTDRDAHLQNQQQPSSPTDLVLYRRIAEVKANERRKALEEILYALVVQKFMDANISLIPSVTPDLSGKVDLWPNEDGKLEQLHSDEAYEMIQNHLSLILGNKAGDLTSVAEISKFRVGQVYAASVMYGYFLKRVDQRFQLEKTMKVLPNATEEENGVHRNTMDNARPSIEQDTSQVMSHPEVSAWPGGDVSPGGFGYGIKATRLRNYVMSFDGDTLQRYAAIRSKEAVSIIEKHTEALFGRPEIVVTPEGAVSKDENIKISFGGLKKLVLEAVTFGSFLWDVESYVDSRYHFVFN